From Daucus carota subsp. sativus chromosome 6, DH1 v3.0, whole genome shotgun sequence, the proteins below share one genomic window:
- the LOC108226068 gene encoding pumilio homolog 12, producing the protein MEPNNNNNNINNRFLGFVNPNEPDNNMYPMSVPLALPESLLDDFTRMNLNLSPYPPHQSQDNHVHVGTGSFPGINANNNFRHHVLESPRVVLDSPTDVERMRLEAAVRAQAQMRHLLYLQNNNINMNVVNNSRFMYNGHVPNAMTNGFEAPVVRMNRNNDYAGFLAANNNVIMRDNGRYNVDDPFMFNYLMNNGDGIVSTNNVVSTNNNFRGNRPLTLQREQMLRFTSMEEVRGSVYKLTKDQAGCKFLGEKIQKGKPEDVEMIFAEIKDHVRALMVDQIGNYVIQKLFEFCNQEQMNKMLMSVISDSRSLLSMCLDTHGTRAVQKMVENLKTPNQMSLFVSVLKQITLPLIKSVNGHHVIQNCLTFFTDKEHIKPILEVVAEHCIEIAMDKSGCCALQHCVGYAEGVYKKRLADQITSNALVLAEHAFGNYVVQFILGLGLPQYTTDILRQLEGNFVYLAMNKYGSNVVEKCLKESTEDQISEIISELVYSKDFLMLLQDQYGNYVAQSALEFAKDKQKVILVHAIQEHYPFIHSHPHGKRVLSRVKALSKNHA; encoded by the exons ATGGAGcctaataacaataataacaacATTAACAACCGTTTTCTTGGTTTTGTTAATCCCAATGAACCAGACAACAACATGTATCCTATGAGTGTTCCGCTTGCCTTGCCTGAAAGCTTGTTGGATGATTTTACTCGTATGAATCTGAATCTTTCTCCCTATCCTCCTCACCAATCCCAAGACAACCATGTCCACGTTGGCACCGGATCTTTTCCTGGAATCAACGCCAACAATAACTTCCGTCATCATGTTCTTGAGTCCCCTCGTGTGGTTCTTGATTCTCCGACAGACGTCGAAAGGATGAGGCTCGAGGCAGCTGTCAGAGCACAGGCTCAGATGAGGCACTTGTTGTATTTACAGAAcaacaatattaatatgaatGTTGTGAATAATTCGAGGTTTATGTATAATGGTCATGTCCCGAATGCTATGACAAACGGATTTGAGGCTCCTGTGGTGAGGATGAACCGGAACAATGATTATGCTGGTTTTCTTGCTGCGAATAACAATGTAATTATGCGTGACAATGGGAGGTATAATGTCGATGATCCGTTCATGTTTAATTATCTGATGAACAATGGTGATGGTATTGTTAGTACTAACAATGTTGTTAGCACTAATAATAATTTTCGGGGTAATAGGCCTTTGACTCTGCAGCGTGAACAGATGTTGAGGTTTACGAGTATGGAAGAAGTGAGGGGGAGTGTGTATAAATTGACGAAGGATCAGGCGGGGTGTAAGTTCTTGGGGGAGAAGATTCAGAAGGGGAAGCCAGAGGATGTTGAGATGATTTTTGCGGAGATTAAAGATCATGTGCGTGCTTTGATGGTGGATCAGATTGGGAACTATGTTATTCAGAAGCTTTTCGAGTTTTGTAATCAGGAGCAGATGAATAAGATGCTTATGTCTGTGATTAGTGATAGTCGCAGCCTGCTGTCTATGTGCCTTGATACTCATGG AACTCGAGCTGTGCAGAAAATGGTGGAAAATCTGAAAACCCCAAATCAGATGTCTTTGTTTGTTTCTGTTTTGAAGCAAATCACTCTGCCATTGATCAAAAGTGTAAATGGTCATCATGTGATCCAGAATTGTCTTACGTTCTTTACTGATAAAGAACATATCAAG CCTATATTAGAAGTTGTAGCTGAACATTGTATTGAGATTGCGATGGATAAGAGTGGCTGTTGTGCATTGCAACATTGTGTTGGATATGCTGAGGGAGTGTATAAAAAGCGCCTCGCAGATCAAATAACATCGAATGCATTAGTCCTCGCAGAACATGCTTTTGG GAATTATGTTGTGCAATTTATACTGGGGCTGGGGCTTCCACAATATACGACAGACATTCTCAGACAGCTTGAAGGGAATTTTGTTTATCTTGCGATGAATAAGTATGGCAGCAATGTGGTTGAGAAATGTTTGAAGGAGTCCACTGAGGATCAGATTTCTGAGATTATCAGCGAGCTTGTTTATAGTAAAGACTTCCTGATGCTTCTTCAAGATCAGTATGGGAACTATGTGGCTCAATCTGCATTGGAGTTTGCTAAG GACAAACAGAAGGTTATTCTGGTACATGCGATTCAGGAGCATTATCCATTCATCCACAGCCATCCTCATGGAAAACGCGTGCTTTCACGAGTGAAAGCATTGAGCAAGAACCATGCATAA
- the LOC108193017 gene encoding uncharacterized protein LOC108193017, giving the protein MDKKQGFFSNLKDEVIRSLSPARSRSKSPGRLGSSGFLGRRKSSPNHSNFVNSDQFICRSGSLRPGLGETLTPLKEGPDPDGGEMGDSKRVGLGQWMMGQLSRTPSMNPNVQKRSDLRLLLGVMGAPLAPVHVSTDPLPHLCIKDTPIETSSAQYILQQYTAASGGQKLQNSIKNAYAMGKVKMLASEFETATRTMKNKNASRDAETGGFVLWQMNPDMWYVELAVGASKVHAGCNGKLVWRHTPWLGTHTAKGPVRPLRRALQGLDPRTTASMFADAKCIGEKKINGEDCFILKICADPKTLKARSEGPAEIIRHVLFGYFSQKSGLLIHMEDSHLTRIQSSGGDAVYWETTINSFLDDYRPVEGIMIAHSGRSVVTLFRFGEVAMSHTKTRMEEAWTIEEVAFNVPGLSMDCFIPPADLRSGSISEAREFSQDGRGNNAMAIAAHRAKVAALETTDGTELVWKVEV; this is encoded by the exons ATGGATAAAAAACAAGGCTTCTTCTCAAACTTAAAAGACGAAGTCATCCGAAGCTTATCGCCCGCAAGGTCACGCTCCAAGAGTCCGGGTCGTCTCGGCTCATCCGGGTTTCTCGGCCGCCGCAAAAGCAGCCCGAATCACTCTAATTTTGTTAATTCGGATCAGTTTATTTGTAGATCCGGGAGCTTGAGGCCGGGTTTGGGGGAGACATTGACGCCCTTGAAAGAGGGTCCGGATCCGGATGGAGGTGAAATGGGGGATTCCAAACGGGTCGGGTTGGGTCAGTGGATGATGGGTCAGCTCTCTCGGACCCCATCTATGAACCCCAATGTGCAGAAACGGTCTGATCTCAGATTGTTGCTTGGTGTTATGGGGGCCCCACTTGCTCCGGTGCATGTTAGCACGGACCCTTTGCCTCACCTTTGCATCAAAGACACTCCCATT GAAACTTCGTCGGCTCAGTACATACTGCAGCAGTATACTGCTGCTTCCGGAGGACAGAAGCTCCAAAACTCGATAAAGAATGCTTATGCTATGGGGAAAGTGAAGATGTTAGCATCTGAGTTTGAAACGGCTACAAGAACCATGAAGAACAAAAATGCCAGTAGAGATGCAGAGACTGGTGGATTTGTGCTCTGGCAGATGAATCCAGATATGTGGTATGTAGAGCTTGCAGTGGGGGCAAGTAAGGTTCATGCAGGTTGTAATGGGAAGCTTGTTTGGAGGCATACTCCTTGGCTTGGTACTCATACTGCGAAAGGTCCTGTTAGACCCCTGCGGCGGGCACTACAG GGTCTAGATCCGAGAACAACTGCTAGTATGTTTGCTGATGCAAAGTGCATAGGAGAGAAGAAGATTAATGGGGAGGATTGTTTTATCCTAAAGATTTGTGCTGATCCCAAGACATTGAAGGCAAGAAGTGAAGGTCCTGCAGAGATCATAAGGCATGTTCTGTTTGGCTACTTCAGCCAGAAGTCAGGATTACTTATTCACATGGAGGATTCCCATCTTACCCGTATCCAATCTAGTGGCGGCGATGCAGTATACTGGGAAACTACTATCAATTCCTTTCTTGATGACTATCGGCCTGTGGAAGGTATCATGATTGCCCATTCTGGTAGATCTGTGGTCACTCTATTCAGGTTCGGGGAAGTAGCCATGAGCCATACAAAAACTAGAATGGAAGAAGCTTGGACAATTGAAGAAGTTGCATTCAACGTTCCAGGCTTGTCCATGGACTGTTTTATCCCCCCAGCTGACTTAAGATCCGGATCCATTAGTGAGGCTCGGGAATTCTCTCAAGATGGAAGGGGAAACAATGCAATGGCCATCGCAGCTCATCGGGCAAAGGTGGCAGCGCTGGAGACAACGGATGGTACTGAACTAGTTTGGAAGGTTGAAGTCTAA